From the genome of Solanum pennellii chromosome 6, SPENNV200:
ATTCACTCTTTTGTGCAAATTGCAATATATTCAGCTTCACACTATTGATGAGAGGATTAagtcatttattattattattattattattattattatttgtataaaagTTGCTTTATGATATAAAGGAACTAgcataagaaaatattatccaACATAATTTATAGTAACAAGCCTTGACAAGTactcacattttttttctccagTCTTCTAATtattaactcttttattttatatttgtgtgTAGAATTAATATAAAGTTGATCAATAAAATCAAGAATGGAGATGGACTCATGTGTACCTCCAGGTTTTAGATTTCATCCAACAGAAGAAGAACTTGTTGGATATTATCTGAAGAGAAAGATTAATTCCCTCAAGATTGATCTTGATGTCATCACTGATATTGATCTTTATAGAATTGAGCCATGGGACATCCAAGGTACAATTAACCTATATCGTTCTCgactctttaaaaatattgttacaCTCATGTCAGACACTACTTTTTGGAATATCTGACACACACTGTGTGATAAGTATTTTAACAaaacatattctttatcatgATTTCTAACATTGTAACTTTGTACAGATAGATGTAAACTTGGATATGAAGAACAAAATGAGTGGTATTTTTTCAGCCATAAGGATAGGAAATATCCAACAGGAACAAGGACAAATAGAGCCACAGCAGCTGGATTTTGGAAGGCAACAGGAAGAGACAAAGCTGTTTTatcaaaagagaaaataatagGGATGAGGAAAACCTTAGTTTTCTATAAAGGAAGAGCTCCTAATGGAAGAAAATCTGATTGGATAATGCATGAATACAGGCTCCAATCATCTGAACATGCTCCTCCTCAGGTCAGTTTTGTGTATACCTCGACTAATTTTACGTAATACTCACTAGCTATAGATGTCAGATAACTTTATCCATCAAAAATAtgatagacaaaaaaaaaacgacctaataattttttttatggtcaATGAATAGTAATtggtaacttaattaataaaaataatagcttGCTAATAGGTTAAACAACAACAGTTTTGTATTCAAAAAAGTTATAGATACACATACACTTTAGcacatatatatacttatattatattgtttataaaagagttttaaGTTCTACTAATTGTTTACACAATGAAGTGCTTAGTGTCCACTTTGTCTTTAAAGGTTCATTCATGTCTTTGAGTGCAATGAAAGAAGTGATGCAAATTGCAATTATGCAACTTTACCAtactttttgaattaattaaaaaaaggacaAGAAGTAGTCAATTGTAGTGGGAATTAAACAAGTAGATAACTCCACTAATGGGTTCTTAACTTAGGAAAAATCAAATAGTATTATCATTACTACTCCACCCCTTTAATTAGCTAGCAAATCACAATTGAAATGACTTTTACTTatgtaaaatgtaaaaaaaatatcacactATTAGTGTACAATTTACATGTTATAGCACATCGAATTTCGCTATTTTGAGGTTAGAAATTTCACTTATTATGAAAACTACTAGCTAGAGTACTTTTAATTAAGCGACATGATATCAAAAGCGAGCTAGAGACCAATGTTCATATGTAgcaaaattcaataattttagtCTAAATAcgtataaattattaatttaaaacgATTAGATTGATTGCAAACTCATAGCCTTCATGATATAACATAATTTCTTTTACAATATCAGTGTATAAAATGTTAAAActcaattaaaatttctttttttacagGAAGAAGGATGGGTGGTATGTAGGGCATTTAAGAAGCCAAGTCCAAACAAGCAACCAAATTTGGATGCATGGCAAAATGCTTATTATATTAGAGGAGCAAACAGCACTAATTATAAACCTAATTTAGAAATCACAACTACTCCAATGCAACCTCTCaataatattaatgtattcaaccaaacaacaaatttCCCTCAATTCACATTTAATCCATCTCATAATCATCATGATTATcaaaatatgatgattaatactTCATCAACCCAAAATTTCTTTGAGAATCAAGTACTAGTTCATGAGCTCCCACAACTTGATAGCCCTACTATTTCAACAAGTTTTTGTACGAAAGATAATATAAGCCTTGGTGAACAGAGTTACACAGTCAATTACAACAATGAAGATGATCGTGGCGACGAAGAGAAGCATAGTAATGGGATTAATAATAACCAATTTTATGGTGATTGGAAGAACTTTGACACATTGATTGAACCACCTTCTCATATAAGCCACTTGCTTGAGTGCTTCCCAGATTTATAGTTtccaagaagaagaaagtatatattatgaaaatcttattatgaatattagatttttattttttctttggtttCTAGTAAagaattttaaggaaaaaatgtGGGAAAGAAAAAGGCTGCTGCAAGGCATATGTGGCCTTATTATTAGAATTCAATTGTTCATCTTTCATTTAACTTGTTTTATGATGTTAACTGTGAATTGATGTTATTATGTATATCTACTGATCaaagagagttttttttttttttttggttaaattaaaatgtttcttCTTGAATATTGTTCTTTCAATTAGGGGTCTATTTGTCAAATAAATATTCGAATATGTACGTAACTACGTATGTATATAAAGAtggacaactttcacatatagcaaacataaaatttatatttgtatgctatagcaaagtttgcataattgcactccatagaaaacatataaatgtataattcgctatatatatacaattgaagGGAATTGTTTAAAACGATGTgtaaaaaatgagaaagagaaagagacttgggcagagaattgtataaaacaaagtgtataaaatgaattgtataattataagtttatagaacgattatatacaatttgaatttgtataaaatgagaaagagagaaaggcaaaagagacttgggcagggaatatacaattgaatcgaattgtataaaacgagaaagagagaacttatatacaatttgaatttgtataaacgagaaagagagaaacgcaaaagaaactgggcaggagagtatttttattgtataattataagtgtataggacaaaaatatatgtatttgcatgtgtatatacaattttctctcgctttatacaaacagaaacacaatttatataattcgtttctgtttgtataagcgagagaggcgagggtggcgagcgagattagggagagtggcgagcgagatctgggagaggagagagaggggaacaaaaatgtatttatacaatttcctctcgctttatacaaataacagattttatacacttgtgttttatataaataaaagtgagaggaagcgagcgagagatggagcgagagaggagtggcgagcgagagtttgagggaaagaggtgactgacaaacagtttgctacggGACACAATTAAACCAAAGGGTGGTTATAgcaattaatttgatttgttaatttgccattatatacaattttttctataaagaTATACCATTGTACCAACTGGATTCAATGTATATGTTTTCGAACGGTATATGCATGCTAactttatgtgaagtatgtgtaaAGAATATGTTTTATGGAGAAATCAACATCTAAAAATATACCATATATATGTCATATGTGTATTTCAGATATTTGTgtctaaaaattatttcttttgtatatgtgcATAGCGAAATAGCCACTgtccttttatatatatatatatatatatatatatgtatatatatatcgaaaATAGCATAACAAAATTTGTAATAGAGTGCGAAAGTTGCTCTATCTTcaataaatagaaataatatcaCTATGTTTTGGGCTAAACAGAGAAGGTGTGGGCTGCTTTCACCAATCCAGAACTGACATAAGAGGCCCAAATGTGATCTTAATCCAACTAAAAAGTATGTTACTTGAggtcttaattattatttgatgGATACATTTCTATTAGCTAAATGTTATGtgcttaaaaaaaaaaatgttatgttcTTATAAGTTATTTGAAAGAACTACATAATTACACATCATTTCACCATCATATATACTACagcattatttatttataccttaaaaatattatgtatctTGTCGCTATTTAATAGTTTCATACTATGTATTGAGGAAGATACATTTACATACATGTATTTTTGCTACAAGATAAAATAGGGAGGAAGGCGAGCAGTATTTGTTATGTATTTCAAATATATGCAAATCACACTAGATacacataaatacatatatttggtTTGATCTACATGTATCTAGAATACCAAATACATAGAAGTGTGGCGAGCGAGATGGGAGAGAGAGAGCGAGATTTGATAAATGTATACATGCGAATCCATTTGAATACAACGTATCTAGAgcaaattacacctaattttgaccTCATGTACTCCGAGATACATGTTTTTGGACGTATTTGAACATATCTGGACACACCAAAATCTCGTAAGATACATAATATTACAAACTAAAATTGTGAAATCTAAGTAATTAACTCCTAAACTAGTGGGATTTATGCTAACTTTCCCTTATTATTTACCTGTCACTATGAAAATCAGAGATATACTTTCACCACTAAATACTAGTAACACAAACTAATTGTAGAGTATAACATATACTGCATTTCCATAAATTGATAATACAAGTTATTGACATACtacattacaattatttttcagGTCTATATTAGAGATGATGATTTACCAAACCAAATGAAAACACACAACAGTATGATGATCAAGTTAATTTCCATGAGGCAGAAGGCGAACAGGTAGGCCATAAACTGGAACAGGAGAAGCATGGAACACAATCTTCTCATCAGGAATgtccttttcaagcttaaacCTTTTCACTACATTGTGCATAAACACTAGTACTTCCAATCTAGCATACTCTTTTCCAGGGCACATACGCGGTCCTCCTCCGAATGGTACAAATGTAAAAGGTGCAGGACCACTTCCTTCGAATCTTGAAGGATCGAACTTTTCTGGATCAGAAAAGTACTTTGGATTCTTATGTGTCGAGTGAACTGACCAAAACGTCTGTAGACAATACAATCACAtgttaattttgtaaaatgagGCGCATAAATGAAGCGCGTATATGTTAATGTGATGAAAATTTTGTACCTTCCACCCTTTTGGAATTGTGAAACCAGCATATGTAAAATCAGTGACTGTTTCCCTGAATGATCCTTGAGCTGGTGGCGTTAGTCTCAGTGATTCGCGAGCTGCGTTCCATGAATACTTCATCTTCTCAATGTCCTCCCACGTTAACAAATCCTCTGCTCCTTTTGACTTTGCAATTGCCACTTGCTCTGTCATTTTGGATtttaatcattataaatatacatattaccATTTGAATTATAAGCATGATGATTACCTCTGTAAACTTCATCATAAACGTGGGGAAGTTCAGCGAGGTACTTTAGTACACTCGTGACTGCACTACTAGTAGTCTCAAAGCTCGCGACTAACATTCCTATTATGTTGTTGGAAATCTCCATTTCACTCATGAATTGTCCGTCTTCATCAGTAACAAGTAGCATTTTGGACAACAAGTCTCTGCCTGATGTCTCTTGATTCTCTGTTAATTCCTTTCTCCTCTGTGTTATGATCCTCATAAGTTCATCCCTCACCATTTCCCCCCCTTTGATAGCGCGATTATAAGCTGTTCCGGGCAAATCAATAGGCATTGAGAACATCCCATTAGTAACAAGAGTAAAAGGATCAGCCAATCTCTTAATTTCTTCAGGATCAACGAGACTCATGAACAATCGACATGCTAAATCAAATGTGTACTTCTTCGATAAAGGGAAAACTTTGACTACTCTATTAGAATCCCAATTTTGATCTAAATGTTCGCGAGCCATTGCATCCATAAGTGGAATGTATTGTTTTAGAGCCTCAGGCTTAAGAATGTCATGAAGAAAACTACGTTTTAAAGCCGATACTTCTTTCAATGAACTCTCTACGAATTCAGGGAAAAGCAACGCCTTTTTCATCGATTGTGGCCACCATGAGGTGAGAAGTTTGTTCTCACTTGAGAACAAGAACTTGTTCCCTTGTGCACCACAAAAGAATGCCATTTTCTCTCCCATTATTGATGTTTGAAACACTTCGGCCGAGTACTTCTCCATCCTATCTTTGATGAATTTCTGAGGGCCTAAAACAGCAAACTCCATGTTTTCTCCTAACAATGGCCATCCAGAAGTTCCTGGTGGAAGGGTTTTACTACTCGAATCGCGTTTACGGAGGATGAACATTAAAGAGAGAGGGAGGAATAGTAGAGCTAATAGGTAAGGAACCATAACTACttccatattattatttttttagattaacaaaatttaaagtgtttttttgCCTATGTattgaaaaaatgaatgaagaagtgaacaTATATAGATGAAGTATGAAGTGAAGGGCTTAATCTTAATTGGTCAATATGACAACAAATAGGACAACTTGAAGGATATATGCCAATATGAGAATTGAAAGAATAATAAATCTTGAAATAATTGAATGGAATTTTGGCATTTGTTGTTGCgcttttaaattaataaataaaaaaagacaaGATTTATTCTCTACTTTGTCCTTGTCTATGCCTAAACAACAGTGATATTTTAAAAAGGgcaataaaaaataagattgaAATCAAAGGTCAATATTTAGACGGGAGGGTGACATCGTGAAATTTTATGGAAGAAGATGTTGTCTCCAATGCACCTTACAAGGCGCAAGGCGACATAATACTTGTAAGTCGCAAGTCTGCTTGCGCCTTATGAGGTGCATGGGAGCCAATGCCTTTCTCCTTACCATAAAAAAAAGCTTAGTCATTGTAGAAAAAAACGTTTAGTCACcgaaaaaaaacatttaatctTTTGTGGtgtgaaaattatttaattgacaGACGTTGAAGCTTATTCATAAGTAATATAACTACTATTATCAAC
Proteins encoded in this window:
- the LOC107022868 gene encoding beta-amyrin 28-monooxygenase-like — its product is MEVVMVPYLLALLFLPLSLMFILRKRDSSSKTLPPGTSGWPLLGENMEFAVLGPQKFIKDRMEKYSAEVFQTSIMGEKMAFFCGAQGNKFLFSSENKLLTSWWPQSMKKALLFPEFVESSLKEVSALKRSFLHDILKPEALKQYIPLMDAMAREHLDQNWDSNRVVKVFPLSKKYTFDLACRLFMSLVDPEEIKRLADPFTLVTNGMFSMPIDLPGTAYNRAIKGGEMVRDELMRIITQRRKELTENQETSGRDLLSKMLLVTDEDGQFMSEMEISNNIIGMLVASFETTSSAVTSVLKYLAELPHVYDEVYREQVAIAKSKGAEDLLTWEDIEKMKYSWNAARESLRLTPPAQGSFRETVTDFTYAGFTIPKGWKTFWSVHSTHKNPKYFSDPEKFDPSRFEGSGPAPFTFVPFGGGPRMCPGKEYARLEVLVFMHNVVKRFKLEKDIPDEKIVFHASPVPVYGLPVRLLPHGN
- the LOC107022610 gene encoding NAC domain-containing protein 30-like, whose translation is MEMDSCVPPGFRFHPTEEELVGYYLKRKINSLKIDLDVITDIDLYRIEPWDIQDRCKLGYEEQNEWYFFSHKDRKYPTGTRTNRATAAGFWKATGRDKAVLSKEKIIGMRKTLVFYKGRAPNGRKSDWIMHEYRLQSSEHAPPQEEGWVVCRAFKKPSPNKQPNLDAWQNAYYIRGANSTNYKPNLEITTTPMQPLNNINVFNQTTNFPQFTFNPSHNHHDYQNMMINTSSTQNFFENQVLVHELPQLDSPTISTSFCTKDNISLGEQSYTVNYNNEDDRGDEEKHSNGINNNQFYGDWKNFDTLIEPPSHISHLLECFPDL